In Actinomyces weissii, a genomic segment contains:
- the metG gene encoding methionine--tRNA ligase, whose amino-acid sequence MSHILSAVAWPYANGPRHIGHVAGFGVPSDVFSRYMRMAGHEVLMVSGTDEHGTPILVAADEEGISARELADRNNRLIVEDLVALGLSYDLFTRTTAGNHYHVVQEMFRAVRDNGYMVEQVTRSAISPSTGRTLPDRYIEGTCPICGTDGARGDQCDACGNQLDPTELIDPRSRINGETPEFVESAHWFLDLPALAQALSAWLDEREESGSWRPNVIRFSQNILKEIRPRAMTRDIDWGIPVPGWEDQPTKRLYVWFDAVIGYLSASIEWARRSGDPQAWRRWWNDPQALSYYFMGKDNIVFHSQIWPAELLGYNGQGAKGGTTGELGPLNLPTEVVSSEFLTMEGKKFSSSHGIVIYVRDFLSRYQADALRYFISAAGPESADADFTWAEFVRRTNGELVAGWGNLVNRTASMIHKRFGQVPQPGALEPVDQALLDAVEAGFGTVGDLIRRHHQKAALAEAMRLVGEANRYVAETEPFKLKGEDQLERLGTVLHTLAQVVTDLNLMLSPFLPHAANDVDRVLGGTGQIAPMPRIEEVADLDPQVLPAAFEGRAGYPVITGDYTTAPTWGRHAVQVGRPVAKPTPVFVKLDESIVEEELSRYAGSAPDDVTGA is encoded by the coding sequence ATGAGCCACATCCTCTCCGCGGTCGCCTGGCCCTACGCCAACGGCCCCCGCCACATCGGACACGTCGCAGGCTTCGGCGTCCCCTCGGACGTCTTCTCCCGCTACATGCGCATGGCGGGTCACGAGGTCCTCATGGTCTCAGGGACCGACGAGCACGGCACCCCGATCCTGGTGGCCGCCGACGAGGAGGGCATCAGCGCCCGCGAGCTGGCGGACCGCAACAACCGGCTGATCGTCGAGGACCTGGTGGCCCTGGGCCTGTCCTACGACCTCTTCACCCGCACCACGGCCGGCAACCACTACCACGTGGTCCAGGAGATGTTCCGCGCCGTGCGGGACAACGGCTACATGGTGGAGCAGGTGACCCGCTCCGCCATCAGCCCCTCCACCGGGCGGACCCTGCCCGACCGCTACATCGAGGGCACCTGCCCGATCTGCGGCACCGACGGCGCTCGCGGCGACCAGTGCGACGCCTGCGGCAACCAGCTCGACCCTACCGAGCTGATAGACCCCCGCTCCCGCATCAACGGCGAGACCCCCGAGTTCGTGGAGTCGGCGCACTGGTTCCTGGACCTGCCCGCCCTGGCCCAGGCCCTGTCCGCCTGGCTGGACGAGCGCGAGGAGTCCGGCTCCTGGCGGCCCAACGTCATCCGCTTCTCCCAGAACATCCTCAAGGAGATCCGCCCCCGTGCCATGACGCGCGACATCGACTGGGGTATCCCCGTGCCCGGCTGGGAGGACCAGCCCACCAAGCGCCTGTACGTGTGGTTCGACGCCGTCATCGGCTACCTGTCGGCCTCCATCGAGTGGGCCCGCCGCAGCGGGGACCCGCAGGCCTGGCGCCGGTGGTGGAACGACCCGCAGGCCCTGTCCTACTACTTCATGGGCAAGGACAACATCGTCTTCCACTCCCAGATCTGGCCCGCCGAGCTGCTCGGCTACAACGGCCAGGGCGCCAAGGGCGGCACCACCGGCGAGCTGGGCCCCCTGAACCTGCCCACTGAGGTCGTCTCCTCAGAGTTCCTGACCATGGAGGGCAAGAAGTTCTCCTCCAGCCACGGCATCGTGATCTACGTGCGTGACTTCCTGTCCCGCTACCAGGCGGACGCCCTGCGCTACTTCATCTCCGCAGCAGGCCCGGAGAGCGCGGACGCCGACTTCACCTGGGCCGAGTTCGTGCGCCGCACCAACGGGGAGCTGGTCGCGGGCTGGGGCAACCTGGTCAACCGCACCGCCAGCATGATCCACAAGCGCTTCGGGCAGGTCCCCCAGCCAGGGGCGCTGGAGCCGGTGGACCAGGCGCTGCTGGACGCCGTCGAGGCCGGCTTTGGCACCGTCGGGGACCTGATCCGCCGTCACCACCAGAAGGCGGCGCTGGCGGAGGCCATGCGGCTGGTGGGTGAGGCGAACAGGTACGTGGCCGAGACCGAGCCCTTCAAGCTCAAGGGCGAGGACCAGCTGGAGCGCCTGGGTACGGTGCTGCACACCCTGGCCCAGGTGGTCACGGACCTGAACCTCATGCTCTCGCCCTTCCTGCCGCACGCCGCCAACGACGTCGACCGGGTGCTGGGGGGCACTGGGCAGATCGCCCCCATGCCCCGGATCGAGGAGGTGGCTGACCTGGACCCGCAGGTCCTGCCCGCCGCCTTCGAGGGCCGCGCTGGCTATCCGGTCATCACCGGCGACTACACCACCGCCCCGACCTGGGGACGGCACGCCGTCCAGGTGGGCCGGCCGGTGGCCAAGCCCACGCCGGTGTTCGTCAAGCTGGACGAGTCGATCGTGGAGGAGGAGCTGTCCCGCTACGCCGGCTCCGCCCCCGACGACGTCACCGGCGCCTGA
- a CDS encoding TatD family hydrolase, which yields MSRKHRDRSWPPLEAVEPLAVPVVDNHTHLPVPGLAEGGPGSQEPLDASELVARAAAVGVTGVVTSACEVPTWEGSLQLARQLEGVRVALAVHPNEAVLHAGVREVGPDGLEPPVRPHHAQPLDEVMSQLESLLRAHRDVVVAVGESGLDYFRSGERGRQAQRAAFRAHIALAKELDLPLQIHDRDAHADCMELLLADGAPARTVFHCFSGGAELARACAEQGWYASLAGTVTYPANTTLREALRLLPPELLLVETDAPYLPPAPWRGRPNGSYLLPATVRFLAAELGLAEAAACTLLNGNTERVYGSWRTA from the coding sequence ATGAGCCGCAAGCACCGTGACCGTTCCTGGCCGCCCCTGGAGGCGGTGGAGCCGCTGGCCGTCCCGGTGGTGGACAACCACACCCACCTGCCGGTCCCCGGCCTGGCCGAGGGCGGACCTGGCTCCCAGGAGCCCCTGGACGCCAGCGAGCTTGTGGCCCGCGCCGCCGCCGTCGGGGTCACTGGGGTGGTTACCTCCGCCTGCGAGGTACCCACCTGGGAGGGCAGCCTGCAGCTGGCCCGCCAGCTGGAGGGGGTGCGCGTGGCCCTGGCCGTCCACCCCAACGAGGCGGTGCTGCACGCCGGGGTGCGGGAGGTGGGGCCTGACGGCCTGGAGCCCCCGGTCCGCCCCCACCACGCCCAGCCCCTGGACGAGGTCATGTCCCAGCTGGAGTCCCTGCTGCGTGCCCACCGGGACGTGGTGGTGGCGGTGGGGGAGAGCGGCCTGGACTACTTCCGCTCCGGGGAGCGCGGCAGGCAGGCGCAGCGCGCGGCCTTCCGGGCCCATATCGCCCTGGCCAAGGAGCTGGACCTGCCCCTGCAGATCCACGACCGGGACGCGCACGCCGACTGTATGGAGCTTCTGCTGGCTGACGGCGCCCCCGCCCGCACCGTCTTCCACTGCTTCAGCGGCGGGGCGGAGCTGGCACGGGCCTGTGCCGAGCAGGGCTGGTACGCCTCCTTAGCCGGGACCGTCACCTATCCGGCGAACACCACGCTGCGTGAGGCCCTGCGCCTGCTCCCCCCGGAGCTGCTGCTGGTGGAGACGGACGCTCCCTATCTACCGCCAGCCCCCTGGCGGGGGCGTCCGAACGGCTCCTACCTGCTGCCAGCCACGGTGCGGTTCCTGGCCGCTGAGCTAGGGTTAGCAGAAGCAGCCGCCTGCACGTTGCTGAACGGCAACACAGAACGGGTCTACGGCTCCTGGCGAACGGCCTAA
- a CDS encoding dolichyl-phosphate-mannose--protein mannosyltransferase, which yields MTNTSPHSEGPSESTPEPLASSAPVLTAGSAPTPSPGEVPAPAPAADEAGVVSATEEPGAAPPPRTTARDTESLRAALLLRPLGAAPSALANRLGWLVTLVVTLFAATLRLVGLNHPKGLMFDEIYYVKDAYALWQNGYESKWNDGADQLFAAGDFSALTTEPSFVVHPQLGKWLIAWGMQLMGTGPVGWRFATAIAGTLTVLLLIRLTLRLSGSVTLAGVAGLLLSIDGVALTESRIGLLDVFVGLFGLLSLYCLVRDRQWLRERLARELAGTQPGRAARLLRLRPWLLAAGVSLGLTCSIKWSGIYLLAVVGLIVVVWDFTALRALQAGRALLTWLGGAVNSFVHLVVVAVLVYVAGWWSWFLQPKAYNHGWAAAQRATHGGAVARSWLPDQLNDLVEYHLVMWNFHVNLDASHPYQSKPIGWLVQQRPTSFYWPGEEGLRAIGQDQACGVNHSCVQAITSIGNIPIWWAALLGLAALIGCLALYRRDWRAWVPLAGYLGLYAPWFLYPDRTIFTFYTVSFVPEVVLALVLPLGAAAGLLAPLPRPHEVPGGFLERWRFWDRSPLRTSIITRPAAEWPDGSNRPRFEETTGDGTVLVAPPRPAPSGQAVPELLPGDGLPPLQPKPAGILLIGAVVTTAIVFAVLWWPLWTGQTVTYQYWSWHMLFDSWI from the coding sequence GTGACTAATACGAGCCCGCACTCTGAAGGCCCTAGCGAGAGCACCCCAGAGCCCCTGGCCTCGTCCGCCCCCGTACTCACAGCAGGCTCCGCGCCCACTCCCTCCCCCGGTGAGGTCCCTGCCCCGGCCCCTGCCGCGGACGAGGCGGGCGTGGTGTCGGCTACGGAGGAGCCGGGAGCGGCACCGCCCCCCAGAACGACGGCACGCGACACCGAGTCCTTGCGCGCGGCGCTGCTGCTGCGGCCTTTAGGAGCGGCGCCGTCGGCCCTAGCGAACCGGCTGGGCTGGCTGGTGACGCTGGTGGTGACCCTGTTCGCGGCCACCCTGCGCCTGGTCGGACTGAACCACCCCAAGGGCCTGATGTTTGACGAGATCTACTACGTCAAGGACGCCTACGCCCTGTGGCAGAACGGTTACGAGTCCAAGTGGAACGACGGCGCCGACCAGCTCTTTGCTGCCGGTGACTTCTCCGCGCTGACCACTGAGCCGTCCTTCGTGGTGCACCCGCAGCTGGGCAAGTGGCTGATCGCCTGGGGTATGCAGCTGATGGGTACCGGCCCGGTGGGCTGGCGGTTCGCGACGGCGATCGCGGGAACCTTGACGGTGCTGCTGCTGATCCGGCTGACGTTGCGGCTGTCCGGCTCGGTGACGCTAGCGGGGGTCGCTGGCCTGCTGCTCTCGATCGACGGCGTGGCGCTGACCGAGTCCCGTATCGGCCTGCTGGACGTGTTCGTGGGCCTGTTCGGGCTCCTGAGCCTGTACTGCCTGGTGCGGGACCGCCAGTGGCTACGGGAGCGGCTGGCTCGGGAGCTGGCGGGGACGCAGCCTGGCCGGGCCGCCCGGTTGCTGCGGCTGCGGCCTTGGCTGCTGGCTGCGGGGGTCAGCCTGGGCCTGACCTGCTCGATCAAGTGGTCCGGGATCTACCTGCTGGCCGTGGTCGGCCTGATCGTGGTGGTGTGGGACTTTACGGCGCTCAGGGCGTTGCAGGCGGGGCGGGCGCTGCTGACCTGGCTGGGCGGGGCCGTGAACAGCTTCGTGCACCTGGTGGTGGTGGCGGTACTGGTGTACGTGGCGGGCTGGTGGTCCTGGTTCCTGCAGCCCAAGGCCTACAACCACGGCTGGGCGGCGGCACAGCGGGCAACGCACGGCGGGGCGGTAGCCCGGTCCTGGCTGCCGGACCAGCTGAACGACCTGGTGGAGTACCACCTGGTGATGTGGAACTTCCACGTGAACCTGGACGCCTCCCACCCCTACCAGTCCAAGCCGATCGGCTGGCTGGTGCAGCAGCGTCCCACCTCCTTCTACTGGCCTGGTGAGGAGGGCCTACGGGCTATCGGGCAGGATCAGGCCTGCGGTGTCAACCACAGCTGCGTGCAGGCGATTACCTCTATCGGCAACATCCCGATCTGGTGGGCGGCGCTGCTGGGGCTGGCGGCCCTGATCGGCTGCCTGGCGCTCTACCGGCGGGACTGGCGCGCCTGGGTGCCGCTGGCGGGCTACCTGGGGCTGTACGCGCCCTGGTTCCTCTACCCGGACCGGACGATCTTTACCTTTTACACGGTCAGCTTCGTACCGGAGGTGGTGCTGGCCCTGGTGCTGCCGCTGGGGGCTGCGGCCGGGCTGCTCGCGCCCTTGCCCCGTCCCCATGAGGTACCAGGGGGCTTCCTGGAGCGGTGGCGTTTCTGGGACCGGTCCCCGCTGCGGACCTCAATCATCACCCGGCCTGCTGCCGAGTGGCCGGATGGCAGCAACCGTCCGCGTTTCGAGGAGACCACAGGTGACGGCACGGTGCTGGTGGCACCGCCCAGGCCCGCGCCTAGCGGGCAGGCCGTGCCAGAGCTGCTCCCGGGTGACGGGCTGCCACCTTTGCAGCCCAAGCCTGCGGGGATCCTGCTCATCGGCGCAGTAGTGACGACGGCGATCGTGTTCGCGGTGCTGTGGTGGCCTCTGTGGACCGGGCAGACCGTGACCTACCAGTACTGGTCCTGGCACATGCTCTTTGACAGCTGGATCTGA
- a CDS encoding aggregation-promoting factor C-terminal-like domain-containing protein, whose translation MTYERETDKDYDGEAPSVHTLVGAEARSFTSTALRAGAVAAVLSMAVSGVAYAAAVKATPEAPTPGVVEAALMLPAVGEPSSTPQAQAVTFQLVVDGQGREVSTSAGSWGQALLEAGVGVDTAAGDRVSVALDGVPSAGETVVVDRVVVSSESKEDKEAYATVEEETDELDKGERKVKTPGVDGVTRTTYTVRTVGGQEVSREVAAQVVATAKVDEVVLVGTKEKKQETSSSGSQTGNRSEGSGSGSSGSSGSEAPAPAPAPAPSGTSAADAQATARSMMASYGWGESEFSCLVALWNRESGWNYRAENPYSGAYGIPQSLPGSKMASAGSDWRTNPATQIKWGLGYIQGRYGSPCGAWNHSERVGWY comes from the coding sequence ATGACTTACGAGCGGGAAACGGACAAGGACTACGACGGCGAGGCCCCCAGCGTGCACACGCTGGTCGGGGCCGAGGCCCGGTCATTCACCTCCACCGCCCTGCGTGCAGGTGCCGTGGCGGCCGTGCTCTCCATGGCCGTCTCCGGCGTCGCCTACGCGGCGGCCGTCAAGGCCACTCCGGAGGCCCCCACGCCGGGGGTGGTCGAGGCGGCCCTGATGCTGCCCGCCGTGGGTGAGCCCAGCAGCACCCCCCAGGCCCAGGCTGTCACCTTCCAGCTGGTGGTTGATGGGCAGGGGCGTGAGGTGTCTACGTCTGCTGGTTCGTGGGGGCAGGCTCTGCTGGAGGCTGGTGTGGGGGTGGACACGGCTGCGGGTGACCGGGTGTCGGTGGCGCTTGATGGCGTGCCGTCTGCTGGTGAGACGGTGGTTGTGGACCGTGTGGTGGTGTCTTCTGAGTCCAAGGAGGACAAGGAGGCTTATGCCACGGTGGAGGAGGAGACTGATGAGCTCGACAAGGGTGAGCGCAAGGTCAAGACTCCTGGTGTGGATGGGGTGACTCGTACGACCTACACGGTGCGTACGGTTGGTGGTCAGGAGGTCTCGCGGGAGGTTGCCGCGCAGGTGGTGGCCACCGCCAAGGTCGACGAGGTCGTGCTGGTAGGCACCAAGGAGAAGAAGCAGGAGACCAGCAGCTCCGGCTCCCAGACAGGCAACCGGAGCGAAGGATCTGGCTCCGGCAGCTCCGGGTCGTCCGGCTCCGAGGCACCCGCCCCGGCACCCGCTCCCGCGCCTTCCGGCACCAGTGCCGCTGACGCCCAGGCCACGGCCCGTTCCATGATGGCCTCCTACGGCTGGGGCGAGAGCGAGTTCTCCTGCCTGGTAGCCCTGTGGAACCGGGAGTCCGGCTGGAACTACCGGGCCGAGAACCCCTACTCGGGCGCCTACGGCATCCCCCAGTCCCTGCCTGGCTCCAAGATGGCCTCCGCTGGCAGTGACTGGCGGACCAACCCGGCCACCCAGATCAAGTGGGGCCTGGGCTACATCCAGGGACGCTACGGCTCGCCCTGCGGTGCCTGGAACCACTCTGAGCGAGTCGGCTGGTACTGA
- the rsmI gene encoding 16S rRNA (cytidine(1402)-2'-O)-methyltransferase, translating into MTSTDNSPQEEALPRPDAAARPRAGAITLVATPIGNTQDASARLLAALVHADVVAAEDTRRLLALAGRLGVRVGGRLVAVHEHNERGRAPELVTAAQAGQAVVLVTDAGMPSVSDPGYRVVEAAHQAAVPVTVAPGPSAVLTALALSGLPSDRFCFEGFLPRRPGEQQRHLRSLAEETRTMVFFESPRRVHETLQRMTDTWGKDRPAVLCRELTKTYEEVRRATLGQLARDTAAEEVLGEVVLVVGGASASAADPEAAAREALSRSDQGERLKDAAAQVAQEAGLRTNQVYRTALALREARD; encoded by the coding sequence ATGACGAGCACCGATAATTCTCCCCAGGAAGAAGCCCTGCCTCGGCCTGACGCCGCAGCGCGCCCGCGGGCTGGAGCCATCACGCTGGTCGCCACGCCCATCGGTAACACCCAGGACGCCTCGGCGCGTCTGCTGGCGGCGCTGGTGCACGCCGACGTCGTCGCCGCGGAGGACACCAGGCGCCTGCTGGCGCTGGCAGGCAGGCTGGGGGTCAGGGTCGGCGGCAGGCTGGTTGCGGTGCACGAGCACAATGAGCGGGGCCGGGCCCCCGAGCTGGTCACGGCGGCACAGGCCGGGCAGGCGGTCGTCCTGGTCACGGACGCAGGTATGCCCTCGGTGTCGGACCCCGGCTACCGGGTGGTGGAGGCAGCCCACCAGGCTGCCGTCCCCGTGACCGTGGCCCCGGGTCCCTCAGCGGTGCTGACGGCGCTGGCCCTGTCCGGGCTGCCCTCTGACCGCTTTTGCTTCGAGGGTTTCCTGCCGCGGCGTCCGGGTGAGCAGCAGCGGCACCTGCGCTCGCTGGCGGAGGAGACCCGCACCATGGTCTTCTTCGAGTCCCCCCGGCGCGTCCACGAGACCTTGCAACGGATGACGGACACCTGGGGGAAGGATCGTCCCGCCGTGCTGTGCCGTGAGCTGACCAAGACCTATGAGGAGGTGCGGCGCGCCACCCTGGGCCAGCTGGCCCGCGACACCGCGGCGGAGGAGGTGCTCGGTGAGGTGGTGCTCGTGGTGGGCGGGGCCAGCGCCTCAGCGGCGGACCCGGAGGCTGCCGCCCGGGAGGCGCTGAGCCGTAGCGACCAGGGGGAGCGGCTGAAGGACGCCGCCGCCCAGGTCGCCCAGGAGGCCGGGTTGCGTACCAACCAGGTGTACCGGACCGCCCTGGCTCTAAGAGAGGCGCGGGACTGA
- a CDS encoding aggregation-promoting factor C-terminal-like domain-containing protein, whose product MVPTSVYRAGGVAAAVSLAVSSVAYAAVQSDAGQPSLNSRARAALDLNGLEAATTGQDGQARQVSFTLVVDGASTQVTTKAATWGEALVGAGVVVDGNAGDTVSVPLTEAPAEGTTVTVAHAGTTTQTADTTEAHGTVEKQTDTLLQGEKKVETPGVDGVSRTTYKVRTVSGQEVGREALSTTQISSKVDEVVLVGTGSPQDVAVAQAGDGKSVSSAQAIAKAMLRSYGWGEGEFSCLVNLWHRESTWNYQAENPSSGAYGIPQSLPASKMASAGADWQTNPATQIKWGLGYIQDRYGSPCSAWAHSNATGWY is encoded by the coding sequence ATGGTCCCGACCTCGGTCTACCGTGCTGGTGGAGTGGCTGCCGCCGTGTCCCTGGCGGTCTCCTCCGTGGCCTACGCCGCCGTCCAGTCAGACGCTGGTCAGCCGTCCCTCAACAGCCGCGCCCGGGCCGCCCTGGACCTGAACGGCCTGGAGGCTGCCACCACCGGCCAGGACGGGCAGGCCCGGCAGGTCTCCTTCACCCTGGTGGTGGACGGTGCCAGCACCCAGGTCACCACCAAGGCCGCTACCTGGGGGGAGGCGCTGGTCGGTGCCGGGGTGGTCGTTGACGGCAACGCCGGTGACACCGTCTCCGTGCCCCTGACCGAGGCCCCGGCAGAGGGCACCACGGTGACGGTCGCCCACGCGGGCACCACCACCCAGACTGCGGACACCACCGAGGCCCACGGCACGGTCGAGAAGCAGACTGACACCCTGCTGCAGGGTGAGAAGAAGGTTGAGACCCCCGGTGTCGACGGCGTCAGCCGCACCACCTACAAGGTCAGGACCGTGAGCGGCCAGGAGGTGGGCCGTGAGGCCCTGTCCACCACCCAGATCTCCAGCAAGGTCGACGAGGTGGTGCTGGTGGGCACCGGCAGCCCGCAGGACGTGGCGGTGGCCCAGGCCGGGGACGGCAAGTCCGTCTCCTCCGCCCAGGCGATCGCCAAGGCGATGCTCCGCTCCTACGGCTGGGGCGAGGGAGAGTTCTCCTGCCTGGTGAACCTCTGGCACCGCGAGTCCACCTGGAACTACCAGGCCGAGAACCCCTCCTCGGGTGCCTACGGTATCCCCCAGTCCCTTCCGGCCTCCAAGATGGCCTCCGCCGGGGCTGACTGGCAGACCAACCCGGCCACCCAGATCAAGTGGGGCCTGGGGTACATCCAGGACCGTTACGGTTCGCCCTGCTCCGCCTGGGCGCACTCCAACGCGACTGGCTGGTACTGA